One Ornithinicoccus hortensis genomic window, GTCGTCGGCGAGAAGGTCTCCCTGGAGGAGATGGGCGGTGCCCGGATGCACTGCACCGTGTCCGGCGTGGGGGACCTGCTGGCACAGGACGACACCGAGGCGATCGAGCTGGCCAAGCTCTACTTCTCGTACGTCCCGGACACCTGGCAGGCTCCGGCACCCCGCTACGTGGCGGAGGCCCCCGCGGCGCCGCTGACCCGGCACACCGTCCCGGAGGCCGAGTCCCAGCCGTTCGACGTGCACGAGGTCATCGACGGCCTGGTGGACGACGACAGCTTCTTCGAGATCAAGCCGCTGTTCGCGGCCGAGCTGGTGATCGGCTTCGGCCGGATGGACGGCGAGACCGTCGGGATCGTGGCGAACAACTCCGCCGTCAAGGGCGGGGTGCTGTTCACCGACTCCGCCGACAAGGCGGCCCGCTTCATCTGGCTGTGCGACGCCTTCGGCATCCCGCTGCTCTACCTGGCCGACGTGCCGGGCTTCATGATCGGCTCCGAGGTCGAGCGGGGCGGGATCATCCGGCACGGCGCCAAGATGGTGTCCGCGGTGTCCGAGGCCACCGTCCCGCAGTTCTGCGTCGTGCTCCGCAAGGCCTACGGCGCCGGGCTGTACGCGATGGGCGGACCCGGCTTCGGGCCGGACGCCACGCTGGCGCTGCCGACCGCAAAGATCGCGGTGATGGGCCCAGAGGCCGCGGTCAACGCGGTCTTCGCCAACAAGATCGCCGAGATCGAGGACCCCGACGAGCAGAGCGCCTTCGTCGCGGCCCGGCGCTCCGAGTACGAGGAGGACGTCGACCTGGAGCGGCTCGCCGCCGACCTGGTCATCGACGGCATCGTCGAGGCCGACGCGCTGCGCGAGGAGTTGCTCCACCGGCTGCGCTACGCCGCCCGCCGGGACCGGCACTTCTCGACCAAGCGGCACGGGGTCCCGCCGGTCTGATCCCCCGGTCCCGGCCGCGCTCCGGCCGGCCCGGGCGTAGATTGCCCGGATGACTCGCGCCTCGCGTCCAGGGTCGCCCGGCGGGGCCGGGGTGGCGTCGCTGCACGGGGTGCTCGGGCGGCTGCGCACCGAGTCCGGCGCTGCCGGGCTCCTGGTCGTGGTCACCCTCGTGGCCCTCCTGTGGGCGAACTCGCCCTGGTCGGGCTCCTACACCGCGCTGTGGCACACCCCGGTGAGCCTGCGGGTGGGCGACCTCACCCTGGACATGGACCTGCACCACTGGGTGAACGACGGCCTGATGGTGATCTTCTTCTTCCTGATCGGGCTCGAGGTGCGGCAGGAACTCGCGGTCGGCGCGCTCCGCGACCGCAGCCGAGCACGGGTCCCCCTGGTGGCCGGACTGGCCGGGGTGCTCGTGCCCGCCCTGATCTACCTGGCCGTCGTCGGGGGCGGTGAGGCCGCCCGGGGGTGGGGCGTCGTCGTCGGGACCGACACCGCGTTCCTGCTGGGGGCGCTCGCCATCGTCGGTCCCGCCCTGTCCAACCAGCTGCGGATCTTCCTGCTCACGCTCACCGTGGTCGACGACTTCCTCGCGGTCTCCATCATCGGGCTGGTCTACAGCGAGGACCTCGAGGTGGTGCCGCTGCTGGTGGCGGTGGGGTGTCTTGGCGCGCTCTGGCTGCTCGCCCGCACCCGGCAGTGGCGCAGCGCCCCGTATGTCGTGGTGGTGGTCCTCCTCTGGTACGCCACCGTCACCGCGGGCGTCCACCCCTCGCTCGCGGGGATGGCCGCGGGGCTGCTGGTGCCGGCCTACGCCACGCAGCGGCACAAGGTGGAGGCGGCCAGGACCCTGTTCCGGGACTACTGGCAGTCGCCGCAGGCCGGGGTCGAACGGTCGGTCCGCCGCGGGCTGGCCCGGTCCATCTCGGTCAACGAGCGGCTCCAGGAGTCGCTCCGGGGGGCCTCCGCGCTGGTGATCGTGCCGGTCTTCGCCCTGGCCAACGCGGGCGTCGACCTGCGCGGCGGGTTGCTCGGGGAGTCGCTGGGGTCGACCGTCACCTGGGGCGTGGTGCTGGGCCTGGTGGTCGGCAAGTTGGTCGGCATCGCGCTCGCGACGTTCGCCGCCGTGCGGCTGGGACTGGGCCAGCTGCCCGAGGGGGTGGGACGGGGGAGCGTGCTGGGAGGTGCCGCGCTCTCCGGCATCGGGTTCACCGTCTCGTTGCTGATCATCGGCCTCGCCTTCGACAGCGCCTCCGACCTCGGCCGGGAGGCGACCGTCGGCGTGCTGCTGGCCATGGTGCTGGCGGCCGCGCTCGGGTGGGCCATCTTCCGGCTCGCGGCGCGCAGGTGGGGGGAGACCACGGCCGACCTCCCGACGACCCTGGAGCCGGCGGCGGGGTCCGGGGCGGACCACGTCCGCGGCGAGCCGGACGCGCCGCTGACGCTGGTCGAGTTCCTCGACTTCGAGTGTCCGTTCTGCGCCCGGGCCACCGGGATGTGGCGGGACCTGCACGCGCACTTCGGTGCCGACCTGCGGTATGTCGTCCGCCACCTCCCCCTGGAGGACGTGCACCCGCACGCGTGGGGCGCCGCGGTCGCGGCCGAGGCGGCCGGGCGGCAGGGCCGGTTCTGGGAGATGCACGACCTGCTGTTCAGCAGGCAGGACGCCCTGGAGACGTCGTCGCTGCTGGGGTATGCCGACGAGCTCGGCCTGGACGTCGAGCAGTTCGCCTTCGACCTGGAGGACCCCGACGTCGCCGACCTGGTGCAGCGGTCCGCCGACAGTGCCCGGGTGAGCGGGGCGCGCGGCACCCCCACCTTCTTCGTCAACGGGCACCGGCACCGCGGACCGCACGACGCGCGGACCCTGATCGAGGCGCTCGAGCGCGCGAGGCGGGGTTAATCGGCCGGGCCGTCGACCGCGGCCAACGCGACCAGGGCACGCTCCGCGGCGGCCCGCACGCGGGCGTTCGGGTCCTCCCGGAGCCGCGCCACGGTCCCGGTGAGGTCCGCCAGAACACGCGCCCTGGCCACCTTGAGCCCCATCTCCCGCACCCGCCAGTGCTCGTCCCGCAGCGCCTGCCCCACCACGTCCACGGTGCGGCCCCGCCCGGCCTCCCCGGGCGGCCACACGTAGAGCAGGCCGCGACACCCCCACACGCGACACCAGTAGCCGGGCCAGTCCTCGCTGCCGCCCAGCCACCGGAGGTCGGGGTCGTCCGGTCGCTCGCGTTCCCCGACGAGCCGGCAGCACCAGTCCACGACCGCGTCCTCCCCGAAGGCCGCGGCCGCCGCGGCCAGCAACACCCGGGGGTGCGCGCCCGCCGGCGGCGCGGTCGGGGAGGACGGGGTCATCCCCGGCCCACCCCGTGGTCCCGGAGCTCGTGGAAGAGCAGGCCGAGCTGGCCGAGCAGGTCCCGCAGCAGCGGCAGGCTGAGCCCCACGACGGTGTGGAAGTCCCCCTCGATGGCGGTCACGTAGGGGCCACCGAGCCCGTCGACGGTGAAGGCACCGGCGACCTGCAGCGGCTCACCGGTCGCGACGTAGGCCTCGATCTCGGTGTCGGACAGCTCCGCGAAGTGCACGGTGGTGGAGGCGGTCCCGCCCACGGTGCCCCCGCTGCCGCCGGCGTCCGGGTCCCGCAGGTCGGTCAGCCAGTGCCCGGTGTGCAGCACCCCGGAGCGCCCCCGCATTGCACGCCACCGGGTGGTGGCCTCCGCCGCGTCCCGGGGCTTGCCGTGGATGCTCCCGTCCAGCTCCAGGACCGAGTCGCAGCCGAGGACGAGGTCGGCCGGGGGGAGGCCGGCCGCGACCGCCTCGCACTTGGCCCTCGCCAGGGTGAGCGCGACGTCGGCCCCGGGGAGCGGTCCGTGGACCTGCTCGGCGCGGTGCAGGGCCGCGTCCTCGTCGACGTCGGAGACGATGACGAGGGGGTCCACACCCGCGGAGCGGAGGGTGCTCAACCGGGCAGGGGAGGCGGAGGCGAGGACGAGGCGGGTGGACACCGCGTCAGGTTAACCCGGCGCCGACGCGCCCGGTCAGAGCTCTCCGAGCACGGCCCCGCGCAGCGTGTCCAGCCCGACGCTGCCGATGTCCAGGGCCCGGCGGTGGAAGGCCTTCAGGTCGAAGGCGGCGCCCTCCCGCTGCCGGACCTCCTCGCGCAGCTGCAGCCAGAGCCGCTCGCCGATCTTGTAGGACGGCGCCTGGCCGGGCCAACCCAGGTAGCGGTCCAGCTCGAACCGGGTGTAGTTCTCCTCCCCGTGGGTGTGGGCGGTGAGGTACTGCCAGGCCTTGTCGTAGGTCCAGTCACCGCCCCCGACCTCGGTCGGTGCCTCGAACCCGCAGTGCACCCCGATGTCGAGGACGACGCGCACCGCCCGCAGCGCCTGGCCGTCGAGCAGCCCCAGCCGGTTCCCGGGGTCGTCCATGAACCCCAGGTCGGCCATCAGCCACTCCGCGTACAGCGCCCACCCCTCGCCGTGCCCGGACGTCCAGGAGGCCAGCCGCCGCCACCGGTTGAGCAGCTCGCTCCGGTAGACGGTCTGGCCGATCTGCAGGTGGTGGCCCGGCGCGCCCTCGTGGTAGACGGTGGTCAGCTCGCGCCAGGAGGTGAACTCGGTGACCCCCTTGGGCACCGACCACCACATCCGACCGGGCCGGCTGAAGTCCTCGCTGGGACCCGTGTAGTAGATGCCGCCGGTCTGGCTCGGGGCGATCATGCACTCGATGGTGCGGACCGGTCCGGGGATGTCGAAGTGGGTGTCGGCGAGCGCCGCCACGGCCTCGTCGGCCTTGACCTGCATCCAGGCCCGGAGCTCCTCGGTGCCGTGCAACTGGTAGGCGGGGTCGGCGTCGAGCACCTCGATCGCCTCGGTGACCGAGGCGCCGGGCTGGATGGCCTCGGCGGTCTCGCGCATCATCGCGTCGATCCGGGCGACCTCCTCCAGGCCCCACGCGTAGGTCTCGGCGAGGTCGACGGCGGCACCCAGGAACGACCGGGACTCCAGCCGGTAGCGGTCGATGCCGCAGGCGTCGGACTCGGGCGCCCGGTCCAGCAGGGTGCCGGTCAGGAAGTCACCCAGCTCGCCGTAGGCGGCGCGTGCCTCGCGGACGGCCCCGTCCAGGTCCTGCCTCAGCGACTCCGGCAGGTCCTGGGCCGCTGCCTCCCGCACCAGCGCCTGGTAGGTGGTGTCCTCCCCGGCCTGGTCGGCACACTGCTGCGCGACCTTGGACACCTGGCGGCGGGGCGCGACGGCGCCGCGTTCGGCCGAGTAGGACAGGGTCTGCTGGTACTGGCGCAACGCGCTCGGCACGGCCCGGAGCCGCGCGGTCACGTCGGCCCAGTGGGACTCCCCGTCCTTGGGCATGATGTCGAAGACGTCGCGCAGTTCCTGCACCGCGCAGGCGACCACGTTCAGCGGGGCCGGGTCGGCGCCGTCGACCACGCGCTGCCACTGCTCGCCCGCCAGGCCCAGGCGCTCCCGGAGCGCCGCGACGGTGACCCGGTCGACGTCGTCGACGGGGCTGACCCGCTCCAGGGCGGCCAGCGTCGAGCGGTCCAGCTCGGCGCGCGCGCCGAGGCCCTCCATGGTGAGGTCGTCGATCTCCCCGTGGCGGCCCTCTGTCCCCAGGTAGGTGGCCGTGATCGGGCTCAGCCCGATGAAGGCGTCCAGGTGCGCCTCGGCGATCCGGTCGATCTCGGTCTGCGGTCGTGTGGTGTCGGTCACCCGCCGAACCTAACCCAGGCGGGGGAGCGCGCGGTACCGGATTCCGGTGCGCCGCGACGGGCCGGACACGGCATACCGTGGTCGTATGCCGTCAGCCCGGGTCCTCTCAGTCAACGTCGGCTCCGCGGTGCCGTCCGACGCCACCAGCGCGCCGACCGGGACCACCGGGATCGACAAGCGCCCGGTGGACCGGTTGGTCGTGCGCGACCCCGGCCCCAAGCACGGCGGGGCGGGCAGCGGTGTCCTGGGCGACCACATCGGTGACCAACGGCACCACGGCGGGCGCACCCAGGCGGTGTACCTGTTCGCCGAGGAGGAACTGGACCACTGGGGGACCGAGCTCGGTCGGCAGGTCGCGCCGGGGGGCTTCGGGGAGAACGTCACGACGACCGGGATCGCGATCGACGACCTCGAGCTGGGCACCGTGCTGGGCTTCGGCCCTCCGGGTGGGGACGGCGCCGTGCTCACGGTGTGCGGGCCGCGCATCCCGTGCCGCACCTTCGCCGCACACATGGGCATTGCGGGGTGGGTCAAGCGGTTCACCCAGCACGGACGCACCGGCGTCTACTGCGCTGTCGACCGGCCGGGCCAGATCGGGCAGGGTGACGCGATCACCGTGCTGTCGGCGCCCGGGCACGGCGTCGACGTGGTGTGTGCCTTCCGCGCGTTCACCGGTGACCTGGCGGCGGCGACCCGGGTGCTGGAGGCCGGGGCGCTGGACCCGGAGCACCAC contains:
- the nhaA gene encoding Na+/H+ antiporter NhaA; the encoded protein is MTRASRPGSPGGAGVASLHGVLGRLRTESGAAGLLVVVTLVALLWANSPWSGSYTALWHTPVSLRVGDLTLDMDLHHWVNDGLMVIFFFLIGLEVRQELAVGALRDRSRARVPLVAGLAGVLVPALIYLAVVGGGEAARGWGVVVGTDTAFLLGALAIVGPALSNQLRIFLLTLTVVDDFLAVSIIGLVYSEDLEVVPLLVAVGCLGALWLLARTRQWRSAPYVVVVVLLWYATVTAGVHPSLAGMAAGLLVPAYATQRHKVEAARTLFRDYWQSPQAGVERSVRRGLARSISVNERLQESLRGASALVIVPVFALANAGVDLRGGLLGESLGSTVTWGVVLGLVVGKLVGIALATFAAVRLGLGQLPEGVGRGSVLGGAALSGIGFTVSLLIIGLAFDSASDLGREATVGVLLAMVLAAALGWAIFRLAARRWGETTADLPTTLEPAAGSGADHVRGEPDAPLTLVEFLDFECPFCARATGMWRDLHAHFGADLRYVVRHLPLEDVHPHAWGAAVAAEAAGRQGRFWEMHDLLFSRQDALETSSLLGYADELGLDVEQFAFDLEDPDVADLVQRSADSARVSGARGTPTFFVNGHRHRGPHDARTLIEALERARRG
- a CDS encoding acyl-CoA carboxylase subunit beta, yielding MTPRTDRGRTPFADPSEGGDAKVGDLRRRLASAYLASEAPTDKARAKLDGQHKLYVRDRIALLFDEGTFVEDGRYANATAQGLPADGVVTGRGEVDGRPAIVVANDPTVKAGSWGARTVEKIIRATEAALREELPIFWFVDSAGARITDQVDLFPGRRGAGRIFHNQVALSGKVPQICCLFGPSAAGGAYIPSFTDIIIMVEGNASMYLGSPRMAEMVVGEKVSLEEMGGARMHCTVSGVGDLLAQDDTEAIELAKLYFSYVPDTWQAPAPRYVAEAPAAPLTRHTVPEAESQPFDVHEVIDGLVDDDSFFEIKPLFAAELVIGFGRMDGETVGIVANNSAVKGGVLFTDSADKAARFIWLCDAFGIPLLYLADVPGFMIGSEVERGGIIRHGAKMVSAVSEATVPQFCVVLRKAYGAGLYAMGGPGFGPDATLALPTAKIAVMGPEAAVNAVFANKIAEIEDPDEQSAFVAARRSEYEEDVDLERLAADLVIDGIVEADALREELLHRLRYAARRDRHFSTKRHGVPPV
- a CDS encoding DUF885 domain-containing protein, which gives rise to MTDTTRPQTEIDRIAEAHLDAFIGLSPITATYLGTEGRHGEIDDLTMEGLGARAELDRSTLAALERVSPVDDVDRVTVAALRERLGLAGEQWQRVVDGADPAPLNVVACAVQELRDVFDIMPKDGESHWADVTARLRAVPSALRQYQQTLSYSAERGAVAPRRQVSKVAQQCADQAGEDTTYQALVREAAAQDLPESLRQDLDGAVREARAAYGELGDFLTGTLLDRAPESDACGIDRYRLESRSFLGAAVDLAETYAWGLEEVARIDAMMRETAEAIQPGASVTEAIEVLDADPAYQLHGTEELRAWMQVKADEAVAALADTHFDIPGPVRTIECMIAPSQTGGIYYTGPSEDFSRPGRMWWSVPKGVTEFTSWRELTTVYHEGAPGHHLQIGQTVYRSELLNRWRRLASWTSGHGEGWALYAEWLMADLGFMDDPGNRLGLLDGQALRAVRVVLDIGVHCGFEAPTEVGGGDWTYDKAWQYLTAHTHGEENYTRFELDRYLGWPGQAPSYKIGERLWLQLREEVRQREGAAFDLKAFHRRALDIGSVGLDTLRGAVLGEL
- a CDS encoding MOSC domain-containing protein; this encodes MPSARVLSVNVGSAVPSDATSAPTGTTGIDKRPVDRLVVRDPGPKHGGAGSGVLGDHIGDQRHHGGRTQAVYLFAEEELDHWGTELGRQVAPGGFGENVTTTGIAIDDLELGTVLGFGPPGGDGAVLTVCGPRIPCRTFAAHMGIAGWVKRFTQHGRTGVYCAVDRPGQIGQGDAITVLSAPGHGVDVVCAFRAFTGDLAAATRVLEAGALDPEHHAELAEVVARRTRRPASAR
- a CDS encoding Maf family protein yields the protein MSTRLVLASASPARLSTLRSAGVDPLVIVSDVDEDAALHRAEQVHGPLPGADVALTLARAKCEAVAAGLPPADLVLGCDSVLELDGSIHGKPRDAAEATTRWRAMRGRSGVLHTGHWLTDLRDPDAGGSGGTVGGTASTTVHFAELSDTEIEAYVATGEPLQVAGAFTVDGLGGPYVTAIEGDFHTVVGLSLPLLRDLLGQLGLLFHELRDHGVGRG